The Halotia branconii CENA392 region AAAATAATGAAGAATTTAAAGCAGTTGTATTTGAGAAATTGCTATCCAGTATTTATGAAGGTATCAACAATGAACAGTAATATTAAATATGTATAACTGGTGCGTTAACTGTAGCGTAACGCACCTAAAAATTATTCAACAAATTCAGGTCGCACTTTTTGATTTGACTGGAATTTTTGTTCTAAAGCCGCCCAATTTTCTTGTTCAATTAAGTTAATAAATTCATCAAGGTTATGGCGATATTGTTGTAATGATCTTAACAATGCTTGTCGATTATATTGTGCCATCATCACCCCTAATTCGGGATTGCCACCACCGACACGGCTAGTATCTCGAAAACCAGTACTAGCGAGATTTTTAGCTAGTTGTAAAACTTGAGGATCAGTCTCACCCATGCAAGCGGCAATCAATGAACCGCTGACCATTACAGGTAAGTGAGAAATCCAACTGACAGCGCGGTCATGTTGTTCTGGTTGACAATAATAAATATTAGCCCCAAGCGATCGCACAATTTCTTCTAAAATAGCGATCGCAGTAGTTGGTGTTGTCGCATCTGGTGTCAGTACGTAAGGTCTACCAACAAATAAATTACGTTGTGCAGCTTCAATACCGCTATCTGTTGTACCTGCCATTGGGTGGCCGCCGACAAAATTTTCCCACAGGGGAGCTAAGGCTTTAACTATCGGTGCTTTTACTGAACCAACATCAGTCACAATCGTCGCCGCAGACAGATGGTTAATAAGCTGCTTAAATTGGGGAACAATAAGCCCGATAGGCGTACAGATAAATACAATATCTGCGGCTGCTAACAGGCTCAGATTACAGGATGCCTCATCGATACTACCTAGAGCGATCGCTCTTTGGCAAGTAGAATCACGGCGGCTGACTCCCAAAACATAATGACCTTGCGATCGCAAATCATAGCCGAGAGAACCGCCAATCAGTCCCAGTCCTAAAATACCAATTTTCATTTTTGATTTTGACCGTTTATCTTTTAATTATTTTTTGCATACTTTACCAACTATTAAAGTTGGCATCCGAGGGGTAGCATCCATGACTGTAGAGGAATTGCTAGAACAATATGCGGCAGGAGTCACAAACTTTATTGGTGTTGACCTCTGTGAAGCTAACTTGAGTGGTGTCAAACTCAGTGGTATAAATCTCAGTACAGCCAACTTAAATATCAGTAACCTCAGTGGAGCGAATCTCAACGCCTCTAACTTGAGTTGTGCTAATCTCAATGTGGCTCGGTTAAGTGGTGCAAATCTTGACAGTGCCAATCTTAATAATTCCAGTCTCAATGTCGCTAACTTAATTCGCGCTGATCTCAGTCGCGCTCAACTGCGGAAAGCCTCATTAGTTCGGGCAGAATTAATTCGAGCTGATCTCAGTAAAGCTGATTTGTTTGAGGCTAATCTTAGCAACGCCGACTTGCGAGAAGCAACGCTGCGACAAGCTAATCTCCGTGGTGCTAACTTGAATGAAGCCAGCTTAAAAGGCTGTTCTCTGGCCGGAGCAAACTTAGAAATGGCTAATTTAAACGCTACTAATTTGAGTCGTGCTGACCTTAATAGTGCAAATTTGCGAGAAGCTGAACTTAAACAGGCAAACCTTAGCCATGCTAATCTGAGCGGTGCAGATTTAAGTGGAGCCAATCTCCGTTGGGCTGATTTAAGCGGAGCCAATCTCCGTTGGGCTGATTTAAGCGGAGCCAAATTAAGCGGGACTAACTTAATGGGCGCAGATTTGAGCAATGCCAATTTAACTAATGCCAGCTTGGTATATGCCGATTTGACCCAGGTAACTTTAATTAAAGCAGAGTGGGTAGGTGCAGATTTAACAGGCGCAATTTTAACCGGAGCCAAACTTTACTCTACTTCCCGCTTTGGTTTAAAAACCGAAGGTCTGACTTGTGAATGGGTTGATCTTAGCCCATCAGGCGATCGCTCGATCATTCAAAAATTCGACTTGGAAGATCCAAAGGAATTTTTTAATGAAACTTCACCAACAATTCGGATTATCGTTGATGCTGCTTTAGAACAAGAAGCAAACTTTGCCCTAGCTGGCGCTTATTACCACATTGCTCAAGAATATCGGGTGCTAAAACAACCACCTAGTATGGAAATTAATCGTCGCCGGACTGTTTTTACCTTCCGCGTAGATAGTGACGAAGCCCTATTTCCTACAGCTTGTATGGCGATTTTACCCTTTAGAGATGCCGTTAGTACCCAAAAGAATATTTACAAAATAGTAGAAATGCTGGGTAAAGAAGATCTACCTCAGTTGGGAGAAAAAACCTTCCATCGGCTGAAGCAATTAACGACTCTGACCCAAGAAGCTATTAGTCAGGCGAAGACTATTAGGCAAATGAAAAAAAATCTGGAATTGGCAGCAAAATTAAACTTCTTTAGAATGCCTACGCAGACAATATTAACAAATTCCAGCGCTCAAACGTTGGCAGTGCATTACAACCCAAACTTCGGTAAACGATTTATTGATCCTGCGGATCTCGATGTGGGATTTTTAGCAGATATATCCAGTGAATCTGCTACATCTATATTGCCTTCATTAAATATGATTATGGATTTTGTTAAAAGTTTCCACTATATCAGTCAATAATTAACGGTTAGTCGCAAATAACAACTGACAACTGACCACACTTCGACTACGCGGTAGTTGAGCGCAGTCGAAACTCAGTGCATCGCTGACAACTGACCCCTGACCACTGACAACTGACCACTGACAACTGACCACTGACCACTGACCACTGACAATTAATCAAACTCCAGGAGGAAGCAAATGCGCGCCTTTAATAAAATGATTGGTCGGACTCGCTATGTAGTCTGTCGTTTATTTCTGCATTTAGCTGGGTCAGACGTAGCACCAATTTTAGGAGTATTAAATCGTAACGCACGAGAAGCGATCGATTCTGATGGTGAAATGGAAGTTTTAGAAAAAGGATTGGTAGATCTTTGCGAAACTCTGTTGCGATATGATGAATACTGGCTTTCTTCTGCCAATGAAGGTGATGTATTTTGGGACGAAGGCGAGGCGGCAAATTATGTGGATGATTTATTTACCGACTCCGGCGAACGATATGGTGCTGAACTTGATTTAAATTCTGATTCTGACTTAGAGCAACCCTTATCTATACCTGTTACTCGTAATGTAGTTGTAATGATTACAGTAGCTTATGAGGGAGAAGTTCCAGATCTAGAAACTAATCTGTCTAATGTTCAAGCTTTGAAGGAAGCTTTAAAAGCCTTAATTAGTTTGCATTATAAGAACAAACTGCGGGAAATTTATGTGCATTTTGCACCAGCGCAATTAGGTGATGAACTGACCAACGATCAATTATTACAATATTACCCAGAATTGATCCCTTTGTAATTTGTAGGGTAGACCGTACCTATTACCCACATTGAGAACTTGTTAAGCTCAAAGATAATACAATAGCGCCATGATTATGAATGTACTGCGGAAAATTACAGTTGTTTTTTTAGCCATGACTTTGTGCTTGACAACTGTTGCTTGCGGGGGAGGAAATCAAACTAACTCTTCAGCTAGAAATGTTAGTCAAACTTCTGCTGCTACTAAATTAAGTGATGGGCAGTATCAAGTGCAACAAGCTACTTATGACGATGCCAATGGGGAATACACGCTGTTTTTACTCAACAGTACACCCCCAACCTTTGCAACCGAAAAGTTACAAATGGCACGGCTAACTGATGAAGAAATCAAAGAAGGTAAGAAAACTTATTTAAAAGTTGAGAACGGACAGCCAGTTTTATACTTGACTGAAGACTTTAAAATTGAGTACGTTCACAATGTCACCGAGACAAAAACTAATCCCCAAACTGGTCAACAAGAAACAGTCGTAGTCCGCCGAGAAAATAGCTTTTGGACACCCTTTGCTGGAGCCTTAGCAGGTCAAGCGATTGGTAGTTTGCTATTTAGACCCCAATACTATGTACCTCCAATGTATCAACCAGGAGGGTTATTAACAGGCTTTGGTGGGTATGGTAGAAGCTATGACCAGGCAGTGTCAAATTACCAGACTCGTCATAACACTCCACCCGCAGCTGTGCGAAATCGTAATACTTTACGTACCACGGGATCAATTAGAAGACCAAGTAGTTCCACTGTACGCAGTACAACACCACGCACAAGCACTGGTAGCCGTTCAACTGGTTCTGGTTATGGTAGTGGTACTTTAAGACGCGATAGCAGTACTAGGACTAGACGCGCTCCTAGCAGTAGTAGTTTTGGTAGTAGAAGTAGCTCTCCTAGACGTTCCGGTGGTTTTAGACGGCGTTAATCAAAGGTTTGTTTTTAGTAAGGGCTTTAGCCCTTTTTATTCGCGTCTCATAAGAGAGGACTAAAGTCCTCACTACATACGGGACTTAATTAATCCCATTTCGTATAACCCCTGTCGGAGTCTTTTGGCTTCTGCGGGGTTTTGTTGTTCGTGGAGGGCGATCGCATTTCTAAATGCGATAATACTAGCTTGCTGATTGCCAACTTTTAGCTGCACCACCCCTAAATTCTGATAGGCTTCTGCATAATAGGGGTTTAACTTGATGGCTTTTTGGTAAGAAGCGATCGCATCTGTAAATAAACCCAAAGCTTTTAACATCATCCCCAAATTGTAATGTCCAGCAGCAAAACTAGGATCTATTTTTAAAGCTGTTTCGTAAGCTTTTTTTGCACCGTTAAAATCTTTAGTTGCTTTGAGTAAGTTACCCAGATTGTTATATGCTCCTAATTTGAGCATGGGGTAAATCGGTAATTTAATAGCAGCTTGGTAATGATTAATAGCTTGTTGAGTATTTTGCAAATGACTATAGGCAATGCCTAAATGGTAATGCAGTTCATACAAAATCTCATAGTTTTCCTCTGGTTGTATAATCTCTCGCCTGACAGCATATCCCTGTTGACGGGTTTTGTCTGTGTTGCTGTTACCTCCAGTCGCTTGATTTAATCCTCGTTGTAGCAATTCTAGACCTGGAGTAATTTTGCCGACTTCTACATACAATGCCCCTAGCTTACTGCAAACATAAGGATCATTAGGATGGGTAGACAGAAACTCTGTCATCGCCGCTTGGGCTTTAGCATATTTATTATTTTGGGCGATCGCAGTTTTTTGATATCCTTTATGTAGAATTGCCACTCCTTGTAAATAACCGATTTGCCAATGTGGCTCCTGTTTTAAAATTGCCGATACGCTGTCATCAACCAAGGCATGGTAGGGACGTTCAAAGCGGATATGTGGATGTTTACGAAATAACCGAGAAACTAAAGAATAAGGTGATTGGGCTGCACCAACTTCTTGACGGATGAGGTTAATTAAAAGATATTCTTCACTTTGGATTGCTGACTTGAGTTGCGGCACAATACTTGGTGCAAGAGTTTCATCGGCATCTAATACCAAAATCCAATCACCAGTCACATACTTAAGAGCTGCATTACGAGCTGCACTAAAGTCATTACACCATTGAAAATTATAAATTTTAGCACCAAATTCTTGAGCAATATTAGGAGTGCGATCGCTTGAGCCTGTATCTAGTATTACTATTTCATCTACAACATCTTTAACACTGCTGAGACACTTAGGCAATGCAACTTCTTCGTTTTTTACAATCATGCATAGACTGAGACTCATAAGCTAATTGTCGTTTAATTTTTCAATCTGATATGCAGGTGCAGAACAAGTCTATAATCTTGCCTGTCAGTCCTCCAATGATAATCCCAGCCAACATAGAGGCTAAAACGGTCATCCAAAGGCTCTGAATGTTCAATCTTAAAAGCAAAAAGTACGTAACCGAGCCGAGTACTACATTAACTACAGCCCACAGTCCTGCTGCGGGAACTTGCTTTAGTCGTAGCACACTCCACTGGAACAAACTGACAACCACAATAAAGACAATAATTATTAAAACTATGAGCAGTTCAATGGGATTGCGCAACACATCATAATTAACTACCAAAAGCAAAGTAACGACAAGTGCACTGAAACCACCAACAATTAACCCAATGATATTGACAACAATCCACAGCCAGCTAGCAGAGCGAAGTCGATACCGCATTATCCAGGCTTGCATACTAGCCATTGTGATCCAGAAAATAAGTGTCCAGGGTGTAAAGCGATTAAAAAGCATTGATTATCGGTATATAGCGATTCTGGTTTTGGTGGGGTATATATATCGTTGAAATCAGGGACTAGGGGCTAGAGTTAGAGTACCTTATGTAATTGGGAACTGCTATATAGCGATTCTCATTTAAGTTCGGATTGCTATATGCCAAGTGGAAGCAAAACTAAAACCCAAATTTGGGTAGTCGAGAATAGCAAAAAGCGTCTTCGACAAGATTATCTCACCACCGAAGAACCTTTAGAAATTCGTTTAACATCTCCACGTCGCACAGTAGCTGTAACCATGCGAACACCTGGAGCAGATTTTGAATTAGCTGCTGGTTTCCTTTACGGCGAGGGAGTCATTAACTGTAAACAAGATATCCAACGCATCAGCTATTGTGTAGAGGGTGAACAACGCTACAACATTGTGAATGTGGAACTACGCCAGGGGTTGATACCAGATTTACAACCCTTAGAGCGTCACTTTTACACTAGTAGCGCTTGTGGGGTTTGTGGTAAAGCTAGTTTGGAAGCTTTGCGGCTGCGGGGTTGTCCAGTTGTTGCTTCGAGTTTGATGGTAACTCCTGAAATTATTTATAGTCTCTCCAATCAACTGCGAGCAGCTCAAGGTATTTTTACTGCTACAGGAGGGTTACACGCAGCAGGGTTGTTTGATGCTCAAGGACAACTTTTGCATTTGCGAGAAGATATTGGCCGTCACAATGCTTTAGATAAACTCATTGGTACAGCTTTGCTCAGTGACGAGTTACCTTTAAATAATCATCTGGTGATGGTTAGCGGACGCTCTAGTTTTGAGATTTTGCAAAAATCTACTGCGGCTGGAGTTCCTATTGTTTGTTCTGTTTCTGCACCTAGCAGTTTAGCAGTATCTGTAGCTGAAGAATTTGGGATTACCTTAATTGGTTTTTTGCGGGGGGAACGGTTCAATATTTATACTGGTTCACAGAGAATCAGCGTTGTTTAAAGATGGTTTGGCAATATAAAACTCATATTTGATTTTAGTACGTTTAATACATCTTTTTCTCTGTTCCCTGTTCCCTCCCTACACAGGTAATTTCATGAATCAAATCGAGTTTCTATATACTGAAGCATTCGTCACCATTGCATCAATGAATTTGGTCAATTTGGTGGATTTTTATACTCAATTTTTAGGAGAAAAACCAATTTCTCTAATTCCTAATGTTTATGCTGAGTTTCAGCTTTCTGGTGTGCGGTTAGGCATTTTTCAACCCCAGACAACACAAGAATCTGAATTTAACACCTCAGCTAAAAGTACAATGAGTTTATGTTTAGAGGTGAGTAACTTGGAAGATGCGATCGCTCACCTGAAAACTTTAGGCTATCCACCACTCGAAAACATCTTGATTGCTAGCCACGGTAGAGAAATTTATGCCTACGACCCCGATGGAAATCGTTTAATTTTGCATCAAAAAAATTTGTAATTAATTATGGGTATAACTGAAAACTATAAATTAAATATTATTCAATGGTATCCAGGTCATATTGCCAAAGCTGAAAAAAAGCTCAAAGAACAGCTGACGCGAGTGGATGTGGTATTAGAAGTACGAGATGCGCGGATTCCCTTAGCGACACATCATCCCCAAATCGATGAGTGGGTGGGAAATAAGGGGCGTGTTTTAGTGTTAAATCGCTTAGATATGGTTTCTTCCCAAGTGCGATCGCTATGGGTAGATTGGTTTAAAAGTCAAGGAGAAGTGCCATATTTTACCAACGCCAAACAAGGTCAAGGCGTGGCAGCAATTTCTAAAGCCGCCCAAGCTGCGGGTGTGGAACTCAATCAAAGAAGACGCGATCGCGGTATGTTACCCAGGCCAGTCCGAGCTGTAGTGATTGGTTTTCCCAACGTTGGTAAATCAGCTTTAATTAACCGCCTCTTAGGAAAGCGAGTCGTCGAAAGTGCCGCCCGTCCAGGGGTGACTCGTTCTTTGCGCTGGGTACGAATATCTGACGAGTTAGAATTGCTAGATGCTCCTGGTGTCATCCCCGTGAAGTTGGGAAATCAAGAATCCGCATTGAAATTAGCGATTTGTGATGATATTGGTCAAGCATCTTACGATAATCAACTAGTAGCATCTGCTTTAGTAGATATACTTAATTCTCTCCAAGCTACAGCCCCTAAATTATTACCAAAGCTACCATTGCAGTCACGTTACGAACTCGATTCTACACCCCACACAGGAGAGGCATATTTACACGCTTTAGCAGAGCATCGCTACAAAAAAGATGTAGAACGAGCTGCCAGACAACTTTTAACAGATTTTCGTAAGGGATTATTAGGCACAATCCCATTAGAAATACCCCCTGTGTAGATATCAAGAGTGCTGCTGTACAGCGCTCATGACAGCTATTTAATTGATGGTCTTGTTAAATTCAGCGACAAATTTGTTGTAAGGTAGCCGTGAAGTTGGGATAAGAAATCGCAGCTGCTTCTGCGCGGTGAATCGTGGTGATCCCCTTAGATACCAAAGCCGCGATCGCTAAACTCATGGCAATGCGATGATCTGTATAGCTATCAACATCAGTACCCGTTAAAGAAGTACCACCAGTAATCTCCATACCATCGGGTAATTCGGTGACTTGCGCTCCCATTTTATTGAGTTGTTGCGCCATTACAGTAATGCGATCGCTTTCTTTAACTCGTAATTCCTCTGCATCCCGAATAATGGTTGTACCTTCAGCAAACACCGCCGCTACTGCCAAAATGGGAATTTCATCAATTAATCTAGGGATAATATCCCCTGCAATGGTACAACTTTTTAAACGACTGGAACGCACCCTTAAATCAGCTACTGGTTCCCCAGCTACTTCTCGCTGATTTTCCAGTTGGATATCTGCTCCCATCAGCGCTAAGGCTTCTAAAATGCCTGTGCGCGTAGGGTTAACACCGACATTTTCCACCACCAATTCTGAATTTGGAGCGATCGCCCCAGCTACTAACCAAAAAGCAGCTGAACTGATATCCCCTGGTACAATTACTTTCTGTCCGTATAGTTGAGCAGGACCAGTCACAGTCACGCTGTTGGTTTCCGGCTCGATAGTGAGGTTAGCCCCAAAAGCGCGGAGCATTCGTTCGCTGTGATCACGAGAAAGGGCGGGTTCTGTGACGGTAGTTTGTCCTTCGGTCATTAAACCAGCAAGTAAGATGCAAGATTTAACTTGAGCCGAGGCGATAGGAGAGAAGTAGTGCGTAGGTTCAAGAGCTTGTCCTTGAATTGCTAGGGGTGCTAAAGAATTACCCTTACGTCCCCAAATTTGTGATCCCATTTGTAGTAAAGGTTTTACCACACGGGACATCGGCCGCGATCGTAAAGAACTATCGCCCGTGACAGTAAAAAAGCGTCCTGAATGAGATGCTAAAATTCCCAACATCAGTCGCAGCGTTGTACCAGAGTTACCAGCATTCAACACATCGACTGGTTCTTGCAAATTCCCTAGACCAATACCTTTAACTTTTACCAATTCCGTATTTAGTTCCGAAATTTCCGCACCCAAAGCTTGAAAACAGCTAGCTGTGCTGCGGGGATCTTCTCCCAACAGAAGACCTTGGATTTCAGTCTCACCTTGGGCTAAAGCACCCAACATCAAAGCCCGATGGGAAATAGATTTATCTCCTGGTACTCGAATGCGACCCTGTAACGATAGCCCAACAGAAGGTTGTTGGATGATTAACTTCTGAGAAAGGTCTTCTTGCGTTTCTACGGTAATAACAGCAGCCGACATTAGGATACACTGGCTTTTGAATACATTTAAAGTTTATCAGTAACTTAGTTGACTGTTACCGAAGACTTACTCTTTAGTATGGTATCGGTTTTGATTTTCTAAAATTTAATCAAATTTACCAAAAGTAATTTTAATATTCAGTTATTCTTTGAGCATGTACTTAAGTACTGTTTTGGTCTGCTGCAATGAATTAATTCCTTGACATTATGACTTCGTTTATTCACAAAAGTATAAGGATTCACAAGCTTTACTGACAGCCGACATTTCTGTAGGAAAAGTAAAGTATCGTTTTTAATATCTAGATTAATATTTCACTTGTTTTCATTTTTATTTACCTAGCTTCTTCAATAAGCATATTCAGTTAATATTAAGCATGTTTTATTCTTTTACTTGCTTATCCTGACCTGCTAGAGATACTAAGTGTTTATTGCATCTGCACTTGTTCAATAGCTTTTAGCCCTTATCGCTCCCATGCTGACCCATCACCGCAAGCCCGTGTGCTTATCAGTTATTTCCACTGACCTGCCATTTTGGTCTGTTGTTGAAACTGCCGGGACACTGTATCAAAAAGATACTGACCGCTTCCATTTACTGTTGACTGCACCGCCTTTAATTACTTGTGAACTAACAAGTTCTGTCAGTTCAGAAAATGCATTTCTCCCCAAAATGAGCGATGCTTACGCCCCCAGTAGTCCCAGAGTTTTGTGGCTGGAGATTTCTCCTTACCGGGTAATCATGACCATGCAAGGTAACGGTCAAGTCAGTTACCGTCATTTCTGGGAACAAGGCGTTTATGGCGTTAGCCGTTATTGGTTGCCAACTGAATCATTACAACCTAATAATCCCATCCGTTTACGCAATTTTACGAAAACTTTAATGCTTAATGGCAACCACTTACCAGAGCATCTGCGGGTGGAATACGAATTGTGGGCAGAAAAAGTCCAATTGGGAAGTTACATTCTCAATCTGGAAATTCAGCACTAGATGATCAAATTTTTTCTTCCTCCCCTATGACAATCTGTAATTGGATAGGGGAGGATATTTATTTAACCGAAATAACTAGGTTCGTTCCCTGGTTTCCATTTAATATTGCAACCAACGCTTGGTTTTTGTTCGCTTTCTAAAGGTTTACTCGCTAATACTGCCTCAATCGCTGCCCGTAAATCTGCACCAGTTACAGGTTTACCATTACTAGGACGACTATCATCTAATTGTCCGCGATAAAAAAGTTTGCGTTCGCTATCAAAGAGAAAAAAGTCAGGAGTGCAAGCTGCTGTATAAGCCTTTGCTGTCTCTTGAGTTTCGTCGTAGCATAAAGGAAATTTAAATCCTAGTTCTGTTGCCATTGCCTTTAAAGATTCTGGCGCATCATCTGGGTAATTTTTCGCATCATTGGTACTGATAGCGGCGATCGCCAAATCACTCGCAAAGTAATCTTCTCCTAACTGTGCCAATTCTTTTTGGACGTGTTTCACAAATGGGCAATGCCGACAAATAAACATTACTAATAGTGCTTTTTTATCAGCAAAAGTAGAAAGTGAAATTGTCTTATTAGATACTACTTCCGGTAGATGAAAATCTGGCGCTTTAGTGCCTACAGGTAACATTGTCGAAGCAGTTAAAGCCATAATTCGCCCGATATCCTTATCTTCAAAACGGCTTTTGCTATTAATCACTGCCAAAATAACATAAAAAACTACGCTTACGAGAAGCGTAGTTTTTGGGTATAAAGAATGAAAATCAATTTTTAC contains the following coding sequences:
- a CDS encoding prephenate/arogenate dehydrogenase, translated to MKIGILGLGLIGGSLGYDLRSQGHYVLGVSRRDSTCQRAIALGSIDEASCNLSLLAAADIVFICTPIGLIVPQFKQLINHLSAATIVTDVGSVKAPIVKALAPLWENFVGGHPMAGTTDSGIEAAQRNLFVGRPYVLTPDATTPTTAIAILEEIVRSLGANIYYCQPEQHDRAVSWISHLPVMVSGSLIAACMGETDPQVLQLAKNLASTGFRDTSRVGGGNPELGVMMAQYNRQALLRSLQQYRHNLDEFINLIEQENWAALEQKFQSNQKVRPEFVE
- a CDS encoding pentapeptide repeat-containing protein, with the protein product MTVEELLEQYAAGVTNFIGVDLCEANLSGVKLSGINLSTANLNISNLSGANLNASNLSCANLNVARLSGANLDSANLNNSSLNVANLIRADLSRAQLRKASLVRAELIRADLSKADLFEANLSNADLREATLRQANLRGANLNEASLKGCSLAGANLEMANLNATNLSRADLNSANLREAELKQANLSHANLSGADLSGANLRWADLSGANLRWADLSGAKLSGTNLMGADLSNANLTNASLVYADLTQVTLIKAEWVGADLTGAILTGAKLYSTSRFGLKTEGLTCEWVDLSPSGDRSIIQKFDLEDPKEFFNETSPTIRIIVDAALEQEANFALAGAYYHIAQEYRVLKQPPSMEINRRRTVFTFRVDSDEALFPTACMAILPFRDAVSTQKNIYKIVEMLGKEDLPQLGEKTFHRLKQLTTLTQEAISQAKTIRQMKKNLELAAKLNFFRMPTQTILTNSSAQTLAVHYNPNFGKRFIDPADLDVGFLADISSESATSILPSLNMIMDFVKSFHYISQ
- a CDS encoding DUF1517 domain-containing protein, with translation MRAFNKMIGRTRYVVCRLFLHLAGSDVAPILGVLNRNAREAIDSDGEMEVLEKGLVDLCETLLRYDEYWLSSANEGDVFWDEGEAANYVDDLFTDSGERYGAELDLNSDSDLEQPLSIPVTRNVVVMITVAYEGEVPDLETNLSNVQALKEALKALISLHYKNKLREIYVHFAPAQLGDELTNDQLLQYYPELIPL
- a CDS encoding TPR domain-containing glycosyltransferase, producing MSLSLCMIVKNEEVALPKCLSSVKDVVDEIVILDTGSSDRTPNIAQEFGAKIYNFQWCNDFSAARNAALKYVTGDWILVLDADETLAPSIVPQLKSAIQSEEYLLINLIRQEVGAAQSPYSLVSRLFRKHPHIRFERPYHALVDDSVSAILKQEPHWQIGYLQGVAILHKGYQKTAIAQNNKYAKAQAAMTEFLSTHPNDPYVCSKLGALYVEVGKITPGLELLQRGLNQATGGNSNTDKTRQQGYAVRREIIQPEENYEILYELHYHLGIAYSHLQNTQQAINHYQAAIKLPIYPMLKLGAYNNLGNLLKATKDFNGAKKAYETALKIDPSFAAGHYNLGMMLKALGLFTDAIASYQKAIKLNPYYAEAYQNLGVVQLKVGNQQASIIAFRNAIALHEQQNPAEAKRLRQGLYEMGLIKSRM
- the fdhD gene encoding formate dehydrogenase accessory sulfurtransferase FdhD — encoded protein: MPSGSKTKTQIWVVENSKKRLRQDYLTTEEPLEIRLTSPRRTVAVTMRTPGADFELAAGFLYGEGVINCKQDIQRISYCVEGEQRYNIVNVELRQGLIPDLQPLERHFYTSSACGVCGKASLEALRLRGCPVVASSLMVTPEIIYSLSNQLRAAQGIFTATGGLHAAGLFDAQGQLLHLREDIGRHNALDKLIGTALLSDELPLNNHLVMVSGRSSFEILQKSTAAGVPIVCSVSAPSSLAVSVAEEFGITLIGFLRGERFNIYTGSQRISVV
- a CDS encoding VOC family protein codes for the protein MNQIEFLYTEAFVTIASMNLVNLVDFYTQFLGEKPISLIPNVYAEFQLSGVRLGIFQPQTTQESEFNTSAKSTMSLCLEVSNLEDAIAHLKTLGYPPLENILIASHGREIYAYDPDGNRLILHQKNL
- the ylqF gene encoding ribosome biogenesis GTPase YlqF, which produces MGITENYKLNIIQWYPGHIAKAEKKLKEQLTRVDVVLEVRDARIPLATHHPQIDEWVGNKGRVLVLNRLDMVSSQVRSLWVDWFKSQGEVPYFTNAKQGQGVAAISKAAQAAGVELNQRRRDRGMLPRPVRAVVIGFPNVGKSALINRLLGKRVVESAARPGVTRSLRWVRISDELELLDAPGVIPVKLGNQESALKLAICDDIGQASYDNQLVASALVDILNSLQATAPKLLPKLPLQSRYELDSTPHTGEAYLHALAEHRYKKDVERAARQLLTDFRKGLLGTIPLEIPPV
- the aroA gene encoding 3-phosphoshikimate 1-carboxyvinyltransferase, with amino-acid sequence MSAAVITVETQEDLSQKLIIQQPSVGLSLQGRIRVPGDKSISHRALMLGALAQGETEIQGLLLGEDPRSTASCFQALGAEISELNTELVKVKGIGLGNLQEPVDVLNAGNSGTTLRLMLGILASHSGRFFTVTGDSSLRSRPMSRVVKPLLQMGSQIWGRKGNSLAPLAIQGQALEPTHYFSPIASAQVKSCILLAGLMTEGQTTVTEPALSRDHSERMLRAFGANLTIEPETNSVTVTGPAQLYGQKVIVPGDISSAAFWLVAGAIAPNSELVVENVGVNPTRTGILEALALMGADIQLENQREVAGEPVADLRVRSSRLKSCTIAGDIIPRLIDEIPILAVAAVFAEGTTIIRDAEELRVKESDRITVMAQQLNKMGAQVTELPDGMEITGGTSLTGTDVDSYTDHRIAMSLAIAALVSKGITTIHRAEAAAISYPNFTATLQQICR
- a CDS encoding thioredoxin family protein; translated protein: MALTASTMLPVGTKAPDFHLPEVVSNKTISLSTFADKKALLVMFICRHCPFVKHVQKELAQLGEDYFASDLAIAAISTNDAKNYPDDAPESLKAMATELGFKFPLCYDETQETAKAYTAACTPDFFLFDSERKLFYRGQLDDSRPSNGKPVTGADLRAAIEAVLASKPLESEQKPSVGCNIKWKPGNEPSYFG